The Streptomyces sp. ICC1 DNA window CGACGCCACCGGCGCCGAGATCTCCCGGGCACTCGTCGAAGCCGTCCAGGCGGCCGGCATCGAGACCGTCGAGAACGCCCTGGTCCTGGACCTCCTCCTGGACGCGCGGGGGCGCACCGCGGGCGTCACGCTGCACGTCATGGGCGAGGGCCAGCACGACGGGGTCGGCGCCGTCCACGCGCCCGCCGTGATCCTGGCGACCGGCGGCATGGGCCAGGTCTTCTCCGCGACCACCAACCCGTCCGTCTCCACGGGCGACGGCGTGGCCCTCGCACTGCGCGCCGGCGCCGAGGTGTCCGACCTCGAATTCGTCCAGTTCCACCCCACCGTGCTCTTCCTCGGCGCCGACGCCGAGGGCCAGCAGCCCCTGGTGTCGGAGGCCGTCCGCGGCGAGGGCGCGTACCTCGTCGACGCCGACGGAGTCCGCTTCATGACCGGCCAGCACGAGCTCGCCGAGCTCGCGCCCCGCGACATCGTCGCCAAGGGCATCATGCGCCGCATGCAGGAGCAGGGCACCGAGCACATGTACCTGGACGCCCGGCACTTCGGCGCCCGGATGTGGGAGCAGCGCTTCCCGACCATCCTCGCCGCCTGTCGCTCCCACGGCATCGACCCGGTCACCGAGCCCATCCCCGTGGCCCCGGCCGCGCACTACGCCTCCGGCGGCGTACGCACCGACCTGCACGGCCGCACCACCGTCCCCGGCCTGTACGCGTGCGGCGAGGTCGCCTGCACCGGCGTGCACGGCGCGAACCGGCTGGCCTCCAACTCCCTGCTGGAGGGCCTGGTCTTCGCCGAGCGGATCGCCGACGAGATCATCGGGAACCCGCCCGCCGGCAACGGCCCCGGCATCCCCGTCCCGGCCACCGGCCCCCTCCAGCCCGCCGAGGCGCGGTACGAGATCCAGCGCATCATGACCGACGGCGCGGGCGTGCTCCGCTCCGCCGCATCGCTGGCGACGGCCGCCGCCGCGCTCGAAGCGCTGTACGCGACGGCCCTGACCGAGCTGGAGACCCGGGGCAAGACGGCCGTCCCCGGCACCGAGACCTGGGAGGCCACCAACCTGCTGTGCGTGGCCCGGGTCCTGGTCGCCGCCGCCCAGCGGCGCGCGGAGACCCGCGGCTGCCACTGGCGCGAGGACCACCCCGACCGGGACGACGCCGCATGGCGCCGCCACCTCGTCGTACGCCTGTCGGCGACCGAGCGGCGGGCCCTGGTCGTCACCTCCACCGACTCGGCGGACTTCCCGCCCGTACAGATCCCCCTGAGCACCGACAGCCTGGAGCGGTAACCGTGAGCACGCACGAGCAGGAAACCCCCCACGAGCACGACCACACCCACGAGCACGAGGAGCTCCCCCTCCTCGGCCGGCCCGCCGGCGGCGACGGCGGCTGCGGCGACGACTGCGCCTGCGGCGAGGGCGAGGAGACCGGCCTCGACCCGGCACTGGCCCAACTGCTCGCCGACGCGGGCCTGGACCCGGTCGAGGTCGAGGACATCGCGCACATGGCGATCTCCGAGGACCTCG harbors:
- a CDS encoding L-aspartate oxidase; this translates as MSTPGRGPATAGTSTGIRLHAPAPGWSVDADVVVVGSGVAGLTAALRCAAAGRRTVVVTKARLDDGSTRWAQGGIAAALGDGDTPEQHLEDTLVAGAGLCDEAAVRLLVTEGPDAVRRLIAEGAVFDTSAETGEIELTREGGHHRRRIAHAGGDATGAEISRALVEAVQAAGIETVENALVLDLLLDARGRTAGVTLHVMGEGQHDGVGAVHAPAVILATGGMGQVFSATTNPSVSTGDGVALALRAGAEVSDLEFVQFHPTVLFLGADAEGQQPLVSEAVRGEGAYLVDADGVRFMTGQHELAELAPRDIVAKGIMRRMQEQGTEHMYLDARHFGARMWEQRFPTILAACRSHGIDPVTEPIPVAPAAHYASGGVRTDLHGRTTVPGLYACGEVACTGVHGANRLASNSLLEGLVFAERIADEIIGNPPAGNGPGIPVPATGPLQPAEARYEIQRIMTDGAGVLRSAASLATAAAALEALYATALTELETRGKTAVPGTETWEATNLLCVARVLVAAAQRRAETRGCHWREDHPDRDDAAWRRHLVVRLSATERRALVVTSTDSADFPPVQIPLSTDSLER